From a region of the Anoplopoma fimbria isolate UVic2021 breed Golden Eagle Sablefish chromosome 16, Afim_UVic_2022, whole genome shotgun sequence genome:
- the ikzf2 gene encoding zinc finger protein Helios: MEAPEGYCASNGQCSPGKENSRMLVGASTPNGRTVPQDPNSPSDLKIKQEEETAEEADTRSPAEIGQTGEEGVALEDSMTDSPSNVQDGLSEPNATADLESRQTHGDRPFQCNQCGVSFTQKGNLLRHIKLHTGEKPFKCPFCSYACRRRDALSGHLRTHAVGKPHKCNYCGRSYKQRTSLEEHKERCHSYLHGIGLDLNANTGPYTGEVPKDPRPMAEPNTMATFDRPPVIERLHSNVGKRKSTTPQKFVGEKMARYSYPELGYEMGLKYEKQAELMSAHMMDQAISNAITYLGSDSLRPMLHHPGPPLSMADVVPMVNPLFHHVLPMGQRTDHPRNCDTLPPQHPQPLQPHEFPSHPTTNGPTALTRFGKLRHPGQESPNNNNNNNSGVDSADSARSSPHERQGHHGSNPIPGLRSRASPAVGYSGERVTEASPRSGAGMGTGTMRVATEKPLSQDGVRVFGREGQELRAYQCEHCRVLFLDHVMYTIHMGCHGYRDPLECNICGHRSKDSYEFSSHIVRGEHTIQ, from the exons GTAACGGCCAATGTTCTCCCGGTAAGGAGAACTCAAGAATGTTGGTGGGTGCGTCAACACCTAATGGACGGACAGTACCTCAGGATCCTAATTCCCCCAGTG atttaaaaatcaaacaggaggaagaaaCAGCGGAAGAGGCTGACACCAGAAGCCCAGCAGAAATAGGCCAAACAGGGGAGGAAGGAGTAGCATTGGAGGACTCCATGACTGACAGCCCAAGCAATGTACAGGATGGATTATCTGAGCCGAACGCGACAGCTGATTTAGAAAGTCGACAAACACACG GTGACAGGCCGTTCCAGTGCAACCAGTGTGGCGTTTCATTTACCCAGAAGGGAAACCTGCTAAGACACATCAAGCTTCATACAGGTGAAAAACCCTTCAAATGCCCCTTCTGCAGCTACGCCTGCCGGCGGCGCGATGCCCTCAGCGGGCATTTGCGCACACATGCTG TTGGCAAACCACACAAGTGTAACTACTGTGGCCGGAGCTACAAACAGCGCACTTCTCTGGAGGAGCATAAAGAGCGCTGTCATAGTTACCTGCACGGCATCGGCTTGGATCTGAACGCCAACACTGGCCCTTACACAG GTGAGGTGCCTAAAGACCCAAGGCCCATGGCGGAGCCCAACACCATGGCTACCTTTGATCGGCCACCTGTTATTGAAAGGCTGCACAGCAACGTGGGCAAGAGGAAGAGCACCACGCCTCAGAAATTTGTGG GCGAAAAGATGGCACGCTACAGCTACCCTGAACTAGGCTATGAGATGGGCCTTAAGTATGAGAAGCAGGCTGAACTGATGTCAGCCCACATGATGGACCAGGCCATCAGCAATGCCATCACATACCTGGGATCGGACTCTCTTCGGCCCATGCTCCATCATCCAGGTCCCCCTCTCTCTATGGCTGACGTGGTGCCCATGGTCAACCCCCTCTTCCACCATGTCCTGCCAATGGGCCAACGCACAGATCATCCAAGAAACTGTGATACGCTGCCACCTCAGCATCCTCAGCCCCTTCAGCCCCACGAATTCCCCAGCCATCCCACCACAAATGGACCGACTGCTTTAACAAGGTTTGGCAAGCTGCGACATCCAGGGCAAGAATctcccaacaacaacaacaacaacaacagtggagTCGATTCTGCTGACTCAGCTCGCAGCAGCCCTCATGAGAGGCAGGGCCACCATGGGAGCAACCCCATTCCCGGCCTCAGGTCTCGAGCCAGTCCAGCGGTGGGCTATTCAGGTGAGCGGGTGACAGAAGCGTCACCCAGAAGCGGGGCAGGAATGGGGACTGGGACAATGCGAGTGGCCACAGAGAAGCCTCTGAGCCAGGACGGGGTTCGGGTGTTTGGACGAGAGGGCCAGGAGTTACGGGCCTACCAGTGTGAGCACTGTCGGGTGCTCTTCCTGGACCATGTCATGTACACCATCCACATGGGTTGCCATGGATACAGAGATCCATTGGAGTGCAACATCTGTGGTCACCGCAGCAAAGACAGCTATGAGTTCTCCTCTCACATAGTCCGTGGTGAACACACCATCCAGTAA